The proteins below come from a single Triticum aestivum cultivar Chinese Spring chromosome 5D, IWGSC CS RefSeq v2.1, whole genome shotgun sequence genomic window:
- the LOC123119864 gene encoding uncharacterized protein isoform X5 codes for MPFNEGAFNKSNVRVCMCCLHGVREAAHDEVADMVEACCYSLFPVEVKTRCTSSSFVCFSVHLLPDARGRLAATTSHLFLSQRQQEKKGRFTSRCRPHHSHKETPASLPATRTSLTQPASKVVPRGHVPLQRHGLCFSGKQWSLLEESWGRGPPAQQYNFLFCGRSLKELSAGRRKNICRVFGGQVLLIWR; via the exons ATGCCGTTCAATGAGGGGGCGTTCAACAAAAGCAATG TTCGTGTGTGTATGTGTTGCCTTCACGGAGTACGAGAGGCCGCCCATGACGAAGTCGCCGATATGGTCGAGGCATGCTGCTATTCTCTATTTCCG GTTGAAGTTAAAACAAGATGCACAAGTTCATCTTTTGTATGCTTTTCAGTTCATCTACTTCCCGATG CAAGAGGGAGATTGGCGGCGACAACCTCTCATCTCTTTCTCTCTCAAAGACAGCAAGAGAAAAAAG GGAGATTCACAAGTCGTTGCCGTCCACATCATAGCCACAAGGAAACACCAGCATCGCTGCCAGCTACACGCACATCTTTGACAC AACCAGCTTCTAAAGTTGTGCCGCGTGGACACGTCCCACTCCAACGGCATGGCTTATGCTTCAGTGGCAAACAGTGGAGCCTGCTGGAGGAGTCATGGGGTCGAGGACCTCCTGCTCAACAGTACAACTTCTTGTTTTGTGGCCGGTCACTCAAGGAGCTGAGTGCAGGCCGCA gaaaaaaCATTTGTCGGGTTTTTGGTGGCCAAGTATTATTGATATGGAGATGA
- the LOC123119864 gene encoding uncharacterized protein isoform X1 produces MPFNEGAFNKSNVRVCMCCLHGVREAAHDEVADMVEACCYSLFPVEVKTRCTSSSFVCFSVHLLPDARGRLAATTSHLFLSQRQQEKKGRFTSRCRPHHSHKETPASLPATRTSLTQPASKVVPRGHVPLQRHGLCFSGKQWSLLEESWGRGPPAQQYNFLFCGRSLKELSAGRSKYMITNIRICMVPEKTFVGFLVAKYY; encoded by the exons ATGCCGTTCAATGAGGGGGCGTTCAACAAAAGCAATG TTCGTGTGTGTATGTGTTGCCTTCACGGAGTACGAGAGGCCGCCCATGACGAAGTCGCCGATATGGTCGAGGCATGCTGCTATTCTCTATTTCCG GTTGAAGTTAAAACAAGATGCACAAGTTCATCTTTTGTATGCTTTTCAGTTCATCTACTTCCCGATG CAAGAGGGAGATTGGCGGCGACAACCTCTCATCTCTTTCTCTCTCAAAGACAGCAAGAGAAAAAAG GGAGATTCACAAGTCGTTGCCGTCCACATCATAGCCACAAGGAAACACCAGCATCGCTGCCAGCTACACGCACATCTTTGACAC AACCAGCTTCTAAAGTTGTGCCGCGTGGACACGTCCCACTCCAACGGCATGGCTTATGCTTCAGTGGCAAACAGTGGAGCCTGCTGGAGGAGTCATGGGGTCGAGGACCTCCTGCTCAACAGTACAACTTCTTGTTTTGTGGCCGGTCACTCAAGGAGCTGAGTGCAGGCCGCAGTAAGTACATGATTACTAATATTAGGATATGTATGGTCCCA gaaaaaaCATTTGTCGGGTTTTTGGTGGCCAAGTATTATTGA
- the LOC123119864 gene encoding uncharacterized protein isoform X4, translating into MPFNEGAFNKSNVRVCMCCLHGVREAAHDEVADMVEVEVKTRCTSSSFVCFSVHLLPDARGRLAATTSHLFLSQRQQEKKGRFTSRCRPHHSHKETPASLPATRTSLTPSKVVPRGHVPLQRHGLCFSGKQWSLLEESWGRGPPAQQYNFLFCGRSLKELSAGRSKYMITNIRICMVPEKTFVGFLVAKYY; encoded by the exons ATGCCGTTCAATGAGGGGGCGTTCAACAAAAGCAATG TTCGTGTGTGTATGTGTTGCCTTCACGGAGTACGAGAGGCCGCCCATGACGAAGTCGCCGATATGGTCGAG GTTGAAGTTAAAACAAGATGCACAAGTTCATCTTTTGTATGCTTTTCAGTTCATCTACTTCCCGATG CAAGAGGGAGATTGGCGGCGACAACCTCTCATCTCTTTCTCTCTCAAAGACAGCAAGAGAAAAAAG GGAGATTCACAAGTCGTTGCCGTCCACATCATAGCCACAAGGAAACACCAGCATCGCTGCCAGCTACACGCACATCTTTGACAC CTTCTAAAGTTGTGCCGCGTGGACACGTCCCACTCCAACGGCATGGCTTATGCTTCAGTGGCAAACAGTGGAGCCTGCTGGAGGAGTCATGGGGTCGAGGACCTCCTGCTCAACAGTACAACTTCTTGTTTTGTGGCCGGTCACTCAAGGAGCTGAGTGCAGGCCGCAGTAAGTACATGATTACTAATATTAGGATATGTATGGTCCCA gaaaaaaCATTTGTCGGGTTTTTGGTGGCCAAGTATTATTGA
- the LOC123119864 gene encoding uncharacterized protein isoform X3, translating into MPFNEGAFNKSNVRVCMCCLHGVREAAHDEVADMVEVEVKTRCTSSSFVCFSVHLLPDARGRLAATTSHLFLSQRQQEKKGRFTSRCRPHHSHKETPASLPATRTSLTQPASKVVPRGHVPLQRHGLCFSGKQWSLLEESWGRGPPAQQYNFLFCGRSLKELSAGRSKYMITNIRICMVPEKTFVGFLVAKYY; encoded by the exons ATGCCGTTCAATGAGGGGGCGTTCAACAAAAGCAATG TTCGTGTGTGTATGTGTTGCCTTCACGGAGTACGAGAGGCCGCCCATGACGAAGTCGCCGATATGGTCGAG GTTGAAGTTAAAACAAGATGCACAAGTTCATCTTTTGTATGCTTTTCAGTTCATCTACTTCCCGATG CAAGAGGGAGATTGGCGGCGACAACCTCTCATCTCTTTCTCTCTCAAAGACAGCAAGAGAAAAAAG GGAGATTCACAAGTCGTTGCCGTCCACATCATAGCCACAAGGAAACACCAGCATCGCTGCCAGCTACACGCACATCTTTGACAC AACCAGCTTCTAAAGTTGTGCCGCGTGGACACGTCCCACTCCAACGGCATGGCTTATGCTTCAGTGGCAAACAGTGGAGCCTGCTGGAGGAGTCATGGGGTCGAGGACCTCCTGCTCAACAGTACAACTTCTTGTTTTGTGGCCGGTCACTCAAGGAGCTGAGTGCAGGCCGCAGTAAGTACATGATTACTAATATTAGGATATGTATGGTCCCA gaaaaaaCATTTGTCGGGTTTTTGGTGGCCAAGTATTATTGA
- the LOC123119864 gene encoding uncharacterized protein isoform X6, which yields MPPQVVHSRYPSPFTTANQCRSMRGRSTKAMVEVKTRCTSSSFVCFSVHLLPDARGRLAATTSHLFLSQRQQEKKGRFTSRCRPHHSHKETPASLPATRTSLTQPASKVVPRGHVPLQRHGLCFSGKQWSLLEESWGRGPPAQQYNFLFCGRSLKELSAGRSKYMITNIRICMVPEKTFVGFLVAKYY from the exons ATGCCGCCCCAGGTCGTTCACAGCCGCTACCCTAGTCCGTTCACCACTGCCAATCAATGCCGTTCAATGAGGGGGCGTTCAACAAAAGCAATG GTTGAAGTTAAAACAAGATGCACAAGTTCATCTTTTGTATGCTTTTCAGTTCATCTACTTCCCGATG CAAGAGGGAGATTGGCGGCGACAACCTCTCATCTCTTTCTCTCTCAAAGACAGCAAGAGAAAAAAG GGAGATTCACAAGTCGTTGCCGTCCACATCATAGCCACAAGGAAACACCAGCATCGCTGCCAGCTACACGCACATCTTTGACAC AACCAGCTTCTAAAGTTGTGCCGCGTGGACACGTCCCACTCCAACGGCATGGCTTATGCTTCAGTGGCAAACAGTGGAGCCTGCTGGAGGAGTCATGGGGTCGAGGACCTCCTGCTCAACAGTACAACTTCTTGTTTTGTGGCCGGTCACTCAAGGAGCTGAGTGCAGGCCGCAGTAAGTACATGATTACTAATATTAGGATATGTATGGTCCCA gaaaaaaCATTTGTCGGGTTTTTGGTGGCCAAGTATTATTGA
- the LOC123119864 gene encoding uncharacterized protein isoform X8, whose product MCCLHGVREAAHDEVADMVEACCYSLFPVEVKTRCTSSSFVCFSVHLLPDARGRLAATTSHLFLSQRQQEKKGRFTSRCRPHHSHKETPASLPATRTSLTQPASKVVPRGHVPLQRHGLCFSGKQWSLLEESWGRGPPAQQYNFLFCGRSLKELSAGRSKYMITNIRICMVPEKTFVGFLVAKYY is encoded by the exons ATGTGTTGCCTTCACGGAGTACGAGAGGCCGCCCATGACGAAGTCGCCGATATGGTCGAGGCATGCTGCTATTCTCTATTTCCG GTTGAAGTTAAAACAAGATGCACAAGTTCATCTTTTGTATGCTTTTCAGTTCATCTACTTCCCGATG CAAGAGGGAGATTGGCGGCGACAACCTCTCATCTCTTTCTCTCTCAAAGACAGCAAGAGAAAAAAG GGAGATTCACAAGTCGTTGCCGTCCACATCATAGCCACAAGGAAACACCAGCATCGCTGCCAGCTACACGCACATCTTTGACAC AACCAGCTTCTAAAGTTGTGCCGCGTGGACACGTCCCACTCCAACGGCATGGCTTATGCTTCAGTGGCAAACAGTGGAGCCTGCTGGAGGAGTCATGGGGTCGAGGACCTCCTGCTCAACAGTACAACTTCTTGTTTTGTGGCCGGTCACTCAAGGAGCTGAGTGCAGGCCGCAGTAAGTACATGATTACTAATATTAGGATATGTATGGTCCCA gaaaaaaCATTTGTCGGGTTTTTGGTGGCCAAGTATTATTGA
- the LOC123119864 gene encoding uncharacterized protein isoform X2: MPFNEGAFNKSNVRVCMCCLHGVREAAHDEVADMVEACCYSLFPVEVKTRCTSSSFVCFSVHLLPDARGRLAATTSHLFLSQRQQEKKGRFTSRCRPHHSHKETPASLPATRTSLTPSKVVPRGHVPLQRHGLCFSGKQWSLLEESWGRGPPAQQYNFLFCGRSLKELSAGRSKYMITNIRICMVPEKTFVGFLVAKYY; encoded by the exons ATGCCGTTCAATGAGGGGGCGTTCAACAAAAGCAATG TTCGTGTGTGTATGTGTTGCCTTCACGGAGTACGAGAGGCCGCCCATGACGAAGTCGCCGATATGGTCGAGGCATGCTGCTATTCTCTATTTCCG GTTGAAGTTAAAACAAGATGCACAAGTTCATCTTTTGTATGCTTTTCAGTTCATCTACTTCCCGATG CAAGAGGGAGATTGGCGGCGACAACCTCTCATCTCTTTCTCTCTCAAAGACAGCAAGAGAAAAAAG GGAGATTCACAAGTCGTTGCCGTCCACATCATAGCCACAAGGAAACACCAGCATCGCTGCCAGCTACACGCACATCTTTGACAC CTTCTAAAGTTGTGCCGCGTGGACACGTCCCACTCCAACGGCATGGCTTATGCTTCAGTGGCAAACAGTGGAGCCTGCTGGAGGAGTCATGGGGTCGAGGACCTCCTGCTCAACAGTACAACTTCTTGTTTTGTGGCCGGTCACTCAAGGAGCTGAGTGCAGGCCGCAGTAAGTACATGATTACTAATATTAGGATATGTATGGTCCCA gaaaaaaCATTTGTCGGGTTTTTGGTGGCCAAGTATTATTGA
- the LOC123119864 gene encoding uncharacterized protein isoform X13: MPFNEGAFNKSNAGRAVYSGQFVCVCVAFTEYERPPMTKSPIWSRHAAILYFRLKLKQDAQVHLLYAFQFIYFPMQEGDWRRQPLISFSLKDSKRKKLLKLCRVDTSHSNGMAYASVANSGACWRSHGVEDLLLNSTTSCFVAGHSRS, encoded by the exons ATGCCGTTCAATGAGGGGGCGTTCAACAAAAGCAATG CCGGTCGTGCTGTGTATTCTGGTCAGTTCGTGTGTGTATGTGTTGCCTTCACGGAGTACGAGAGGCCGCCCATGACGAAGTCGCCGATATGGTCGAGGCATGCTGCTATTCTCTATTTCCG GTTGAAGTTAAAACAAGATGCACAAGTTCATCTTTTGTATGCTTTTCAGTTCATCTACTTCCCGATG CAAGAGGGAGATTGGCGGCGACAACCTCTCATCTCTTTCTCTCTCAAAGACAGCAAGAGAAAAAAG CTTCTAAAGTTGTGCCGCGTGGACACGTCCCACTCCAACGGCATGGCTTATGCTTCAGTGGCAAACAGTGGAGCCTGCTGGAGGAGTCATGGGGTCGAGGACCTCCTGCTCAACAGTACAACTTCTTGTTTTGTGGCCGGTCACTCAAGGAGCTGA
- the LOC123119864 gene encoding uncharacterized protein isoform X9 has product MPFNEGAFNKSNVRVCMCCLHGVREAAHDEVADMVEACCYSLFPVEVKTRCTSSSFVCFSVHLLPDARGRLAATTSHLFLSQRQQEKKGRFTSRCRPHHSHKETPASLPATRTSLTQPASKVVPRGHVPLQRHGLCFSGKQWSLLEESWGRGPPAQQYNFLFCGRSLKELSAGRTTSG; this is encoded by the exons ATGCCGTTCAATGAGGGGGCGTTCAACAAAAGCAATG TTCGTGTGTGTATGTGTTGCCTTCACGGAGTACGAGAGGCCGCCCATGACGAAGTCGCCGATATGGTCGAGGCATGCTGCTATTCTCTATTTCCG GTTGAAGTTAAAACAAGATGCACAAGTTCATCTTTTGTATGCTTTTCAGTTCATCTACTTCCCGATG CAAGAGGGAGATTGGCGGCGACAACCTCTCATCTCTTTCTCTCTCAAAGACAGCAAGAGAAAAAAG GGAGATTCACAAGTCGTTGCCGTCCACATCATAGCCACAAGGAAACACCAGCATCGCTGCCAGCTACACGCACATCTTTGACAC AACCAGCTTCTAAAGTTGTGCCGCGTGGACACGTCCCACTCCAACGGCATGGCTTATGCTTCAGTGGCAAACAGTGGAGCCTGCTGGAGGAGTCATGGGGTCGAGGACCTCCTGCTCAACAGTACAACTTCTTGTTTTGTGGCCGGTCACTCAAGGAGCTGAGTGCAGGCCGCA CAACTTCAGGGTAG
- the LOC123119864 gene encoding uncharacterized protein isoform X11, which produces MPPQVVHSRYPSPFTTANQCRSMRGRSTKAMVEVKTRCTSSSFVCFSVHLLPDARGRLAATTSHLFLSQRQQEKKASKVVPRGHVPLQRHGLCFSGKQWSLLEESWGRGPPAQQYNFLFCGRSLKELSAGRSKYMITNIRICMVPEKTFVGFLVAKYY; this is translated from the exons ATGCCGCCCCAGGTCGTTCACAGCCGCTACCCTAGTCCGTTCACCACTGCCAATCAATGCCGTTCAATGAGGGGGCGTTCAACAAAAGCAATG GTTGAAGTTAAAACAAGATGCACAAGTTCATCTTTTGTATGCTTTTCAGTTCATCTACTTCCCGATG CAAGAGGGAGATTGGCGGCGACAACCTCTCATCTCTTTCTCTCTCAAAGACAGCAAGAGAAAAAAG CTTCTAAAGTTGTGCCGCGTGGACACGTCCCACTCCAACGGCATGGCTTATGCTTCAGTGGCAAACAGTGGAGCCTGCTGGAGGAGTCATGGGGTCGAGGACCTCCTGCTCAACAGTACAACTTCTTGTTTTGTGGCCGGTCACTCAAGGAGCTGAGTGCAGGCCGCAGTAAGTACATGATTACTAATATTAGGATATGTATGGTCCCA gaaaaaaCATTTGTCGGGTTTTTGGTGGCCAAGTATTATTGA
- the LOC123119864 gene encoding uncharacterized protein isoform X7 yields MPPQVVHSRYPSPFTTANQCRSMRGRSTKAMVEVKTRCTSSSFVCFSVHLLPDARGRLAATTSHLFLSQRQQEKKGRFTSRCRPHHSHKETPASLPATRTSLTPSKVVPRGHVPLQRHGLCFSGKQWSLLEESWGRGPPAQQYNFLFCGRSLKELSAGRSKYMITNIRICMVPEKTFVGFLVAKYY; encoded by the exons ATGCCGCCCCAGGTCGTTCACAGCCGCTACCCTAGTCCGTTCACCACTGCCAATCAATGCCGTTCAATGAGGGGGCGTTCAACAAAAGCAATG GTTGAAGTTAAAACAAGATGCACAAGTTCATCTTTTGTATGCTTTTCAGTTCATCTACTTCCCGATG CAAGAGGGAGATTGGCGGCGACAACCTCTCATCTCTTTCTCTCTCAAAGACAGCAAGAGAAAAAAG GGAGATTCACAAGTCGTTGCCGTCCACATCATAGCCACAAGGAAACACCAGCATCGCTGCCAGCTACACGCACATCTTTGACAC CTTCTAAAGTTGTGCCGCGTGGACACGTCCCACTCCAACGGCATGGCTTATGCTTCAGTGGCAAACAGTGGAGCCTGCTGGAGGAGTCATGGGGTCGAGGACCTCCTGCTCAACAGTACAACTTCTTGTTTTGTGGCCGGTCACTCAAGGAGCTGAGTGCAGGCCGCAGTAAGTACATGATTACTAATATTAGGATATGTATGGTCCCA gaaaaaaCATTTGTCGGGTTTTTGGTGGCCAAGTATTATTGA
- the LOC123119864 gene encoding uncharacterized protein isoform X12, producing MPPQVVHSRYPSPFTTANQCRSMRGRSTKAMFVCVCVAFTEYERPPMTKSPIWSRLKLKQDAQVHLLYAFQFIYFPMQEGDWRRQPLISFSLKDSKRKKLLKLCRVDTSHSNGMAYASVANSGACWRSHGVEDLLLNSTTSCFVAGHSRS from the exons ATGCCGCCCCAGGTCGTTCACAGCCGCTACCCTAGTCCGTTCACCACTGCCAATCAATGCCGTTCAATGAGGGGGCGTTCAACAAAAGCAATG TTCGTGTGTGTATGTGTTGCCTTCACGGAGTACGAGAGGCCGCCCATGACGAAGTCGCCGATATGGTCGAG GTTGAAGTTAAAACAAGATGCACAAGTTCATCTTTTGTATGCTTTTCAGTTCATCTACTTCCCGATG CAAGAGGGAGATTGGCGGCGACAACCTCTCATCTCTTTCTCTCTCAAAGACAGCAAGAGAAAAAAG CTTCTAAAGTTGTGCCGCGTGGACACGTCCCACTCCAACGGCATGGCTTATGCTTCAGTGGCAAACAGTGGAGCCTGCTGGAGGAGTCATGGGGTCGAGGACCTCCTGCTCAACAGTACAACTTCTTGTTTTGTGGCCGGTCACTCAAGGAGCTGA
- the LOC123119864 gene encoding uncharacterized protein isoform X10 has protein sequence MPPQVVHSRYPSPFTTANQCRSMRGRSTKAMFVCVCVAFTEYERPPMTKSPIWSRHAAILYFRLKLKQDAQVHLLYAFQFIYFPMQEGDWRRQPLISFSLKDSKRKKLLKLCRVDTSHSNGMAYASVANSGACWRSHGVEDLLLNSTTSCFVAGHSRS, from the exons ATGCCGCCCCAGGTCGTTCACAGCCGCTACCCTAGTCCGTTCACCACTGCCAATCAATGCCGTTCAATGAGGGGGCGTTCAACAAAAGCAATG TTCGTGTGTGTATGTGTTGCCTTCACGGAGTACGAGAGGCCGCCCATGACGAAGTCGCCGATATGGTCGAGGCATGCTGCTATTCTCTATTTCCG GTTGAAGTTAAAACAAGATGCACAAGTTCATCTTTTGTATGCTTTTCAGTTCATCTACTTCCCGATG CAAGAGGGAGATTGGCGGCGACAACCTCTCATCTCTTTCTCTCTCAAAGACAGCAAGAGAAAAAAG CTTCTAAAGTTGTGCCGCGTGGACACGTCCCACTCCAACGGCATGGCTTATGCTTCAGTGGCAAACAGTGGAGCCTGCTGGAGGAGTCATGGGGTCGAGGACCTCCTGCTCAACAGTACAACTTCTTGTTTTGTGGCCGGTCACTCAAGGAGCTGA
- the LOC123119864 gene encoding uncharacterized protein isoform X14: MPFNEGAFNKSNAGRAVYSGQFVCVCVAFTEYERPPMTKSPIWSRLKLKQDAQVHLLYAFQFIYFPMQEGDWRRQPLISFSLKDSKRKKLLKLCRVDTSHSNGMAYASVANSGACWRSHGVEDLLLNSTTSCFVAGHSRS, from the exons ATGCCGTTCAATGAGGGGGCGTTCAACAAAAGCAATG CCGGTCGTGCTGTGTATTCTGGTCAGTTCGTGTGTGTATGTGTTGCCTTCACGGAGTACGAGAGGCCGCCCATGACGAAGTCGCCGATATGGTCGAG GTTGAAGTTAAAACAAGATGCACAAGTTCATCTTTTGTATGCTTTTCAGTTCATCTACTTCCCGATG CAAGAGGGAGATTGGCGGCGACAACCTCTCATCTCTTTCTCTCTCAAAGACAGCAAGAGAAAAAAG CTTCTAAAGTTGTGCCGCGTGGACACGTCCCACTCCAACGGCATGGCTTATGCTTCAGTGGCAAACAGTGGAGCCTGCTGGAGGAGTCATGGGGTCGAGGACCTCCTGCTCAACAGTACAACTTCTTGTTTTGTGGCCGGTCACTCAAGGAGCTGA